Proteins from a single region of Clupea harengus chromosome 5, Ch_v2.0.2, whole genome shotgun sequence:
- the isy1 gene encoding pre-mRNA-splicing factor ISY1 homolog produces the protein MARNAEKAMTALARFRQAQLEEGKVRERRPFLASECNELPKAEKWRRQIISEISKKVAQIQNAGLGEFKIRDLNDEINKLLREKGHWEVRIKELGGPDYGKVGPKMLDHEGKEVPGNRGYKYFGAAKDLPGVRELFEKEPAPPPRKARAELMKEIDAEYYGYRDEDDGMLVPLEQEYEKQAIAEAVEKWKAEKEARLAGGEGGGVGEEEEEEEHIYAVQAEEHSDEETRDQMEGEEGVQSFIAHVPVPSQKEIEEALVRRKKMELLQKYASESLMAQSEEAKALLGL, from the exons ATG GCTCGAAACGCAGAAAAGGCCAT GACGGCCTTGGCTCGCTTTAGGCAAGCCCAGCTGGAGGAAGGCAAAGTTAGG GAAAGAAGACCATTTCTTGCATCAGAATGTAATGAGTTACCCAAAGCGGAGAAGTGGAGAAGACAG ATCATTAGTGAAATCTCCAAGAAGGTGGCCCAGATTCAGAATG CTGGTCTGGGTGAATTTAAGATCAGAGACCTCAACGACGAAATCAACAAGCTGCTCAGAGAGAAGGGCCACTGGGAGGTTCGGATCAAAGAACTCGGAGGTCCTGACTATGGG AAAGTGGGACCAAAAATGCTTGACCATGAGGGCAAAGAGGTTCCGGGAAATCGAGGATATAAGTATTTTGGCGCTGCTAAAGACCTGCCCGGTGTCCGAGAACTGTTTGAGAAAGAGC CCGCCCCTCCACCCCGAAAGGCCCGTGCCGAGCTGATGAAGGAGATCGACGCCGAGTACTATGGCTACAGAGACGAGGACGATGGCATGCTGGTGCCCTTGGAGCAGGAGTATGAGAAACAGG CCATAGCCGAGGCCGTGGAAAAATGGAAAGCAGAGAAGGAGGCGCGTCTGGctggaggtgaaggaggaggagtaggagaagaggaggaagaggaggagcacatCTATGCTGTCCAAGCAGAAGAG CACTCGGACGAGGAGACGAGGGatcagatggagggagaggaaggcgTTCAGTCCTTCATCGCTCATGTCCCTGTGCCCTCACAGAAGGAG ATTGAGGAGGCCTTGGTGAGGAGGAAAAAGATGGAGCTGCTTCAGAAGTATGCCAGTGAGAGCCTCATGGCTCAGAGTGAGGAGGCTAAAGCCTTGCTTGGGCTGTAG